The Longimicrobiaceae bacterium genomic interval CGGGAAAAGCTGGAAGAGGTGCTGGCGCGCTACGCGGATGCGCGGGCGGGGGAGCCGTTCGGGGAGGAGCACCCGCTGTGGGGCGTCTTCAAGGCGCTGCGGCAGGCGCTCTCCGCGCACCCGGCCGTCCGCGCGACGCCCACGCTGCGCGTCTCCTGGTCCGCGGGGTTCGGGACCTGGGCCAAGGTGCCGTGGGTGGCGATGCTCGACACGCGCGAGACCACCAGCGTCCGCGAGGGGGTGTACTGCGCGCTGCTCTTCCGGCAGGACACCTCCGGTGTGTACCTGGCGCTCTGCCAGGGCGCGGCGGAGCCCCGCAAGCAGGTGGGGCGCGAGATCGCCCGTACCGTGCTCCGCGCCCGCGCCCTGGAGCTGCGCGCCCTCTGCGACCCGCTCCCGGAGCTGGGCTTCGCCCTGGACGACCGGATGGACCTGCGCGCCGAGGCGGCCCCGGTGGGCGACCCGGCCGCCACCGTCGCGCACAAGCTGTACGAGGCGGGGAGCGTCCCGCCGGACGAGATCCTGTCGCGCGACCTGGAGGCGCTGCTCGCCGCCTACCGCCGCTGCGTGGAGGAGAAGGAGGAGCGCACGGCCGCCCTCCCCGCCGACGCGTACGCCGCGGAGCCGGATCGGTGGGAGCGGCCGTGGGACCGCGCGGAGGCCACGGCGGCGCTGGCCGGGTACGTCGGGCGGCGGGGGTTCGTGTTCGAGCCCTGGCAGGTGGCGGCCTACGCGACCGCGCTCCGCACCAAGCCCTTCGCCATCCTCGCGGGGGTGGCGGGGACGGGGAAGTCGCGCCTCCCCGCGTTGGTGGCGGAGGGGACCGGGGGGGTCGCCCGGCTCGTCCCCGTGCGCCCGGACTGGACGGACAGCGCGGAGGTGCTGGGGTACACCGACCTGCGCGGCGAATTCCGCCCCGGCATCGTGCTGGACGCCGCGCGCGAGGCCATGGGGCAGCCCCGCCGGCACTGGGTGTCCGTGCTGGACGAGATGAACCTGGCGCGGGTGGAGCAGTACTTCGCGGAGGTGCTGAGCCGCATGGAGGACCGCCGCCCGCACCCCCGCGGCGGCTTCGCCACGGCGCCGCTGCTGCACCCCACCCTGCACCCGGGAGACGCGTGGAGCGGCGTCGTCCTCCCGCCCAACCTGGCGCTGGTGGGGACGGTGAACGTGGACGAGAGCGCCCACGGCTTCTCCCGCAAGGTGCTGGACCGCGCCTTCACCCTGGAGCTGGCGGAGCCGGACCTGTCCGCCTGGGAGCCCGTCGGCACCCCGGGCGACGCGGAGCCCGCCTGGTGGCCCGTCGCCGCCTGGCACCCGCGTGCCGTGACCCTCGCCGGCCTCGGCGCCCTCAGCGACTGCGAGCGGGCGCGGGTCCGGGAGACCGTCGAGGCGCTCGCCTCCGCGAACGCCTCGCTCGTCCCGGCCGGGCTGCAGGTGGGGTACCGCACCCGCGACGAGGCCGCGCTCTTCGTCCTCCATGCAGCGGAGACGCCGGACGCCTTCGCCACCCGCGGCGGGGCCGCCGTGGACCCGCTGGACCTGGCGCTCGGGATGAAGCTCCTCCCCCGCATCGCGGGCGGGAGCGACGCCGTGCGCCGCGCGCTCCTGGGGCTGCTCGGCTGGGCACGCGGCGGGCGCGCCCTGGACGAGAGCGAGGCCCGCGCGCTCCTGGAGGAGTGGGAGCGCGCCGGCCGCCCCGCCGCGCTCCCGGGCGCCCGCTTCCCCCGGACCGCGGCCCGCCTCGCGCTGATGTGGGAGCGCTTCCTCGCCGAGGGCTTCACCTCGTTCTGGCTGTGAGCACCGACCTCTTCCGCATCGAGACGGACCGCGTCCTCCTCGTCTGGGCGGCGGCCGGGGACGCGGAACCGGCCTTCCTCGCCCCCTCCCCTCCCCCGCCGGGACGGCTCGTGGTGCGCGCCCGGCGTCCCGGCGTCGTCTTCGGCGCGCAGAGCTGGCGCGCGGGCGTGCCGGAAGGAGCGGCGCGCTCCATGGACCTGGAGGAGGGGCCCCGGCTCTTC includes:
- a CDS encoding DUF3578 domain-containing protein, giving the protein METGGPLREKLEEVLARYADARAGEPFGEEHPLWGVFKALRQALSAHPAVRATPTLRVSWSAGFGTWAKVPWVAMLDTRETTSVREGVYCALLFRQDTSGVYLALCQGAAEPRKQVGREIARTVLRARALELRALCDPLPELGFALDDRMDLRAEAAPVGDPAATVAHKLYEAGSVPPDEILSRDLEALLAAYRRCVEEKEERTAALPADAYAAEPDRWERPWDRAEATAALAGYVGRRGFVFEPWQVAAYATALRTKPFAILAGVAGTGKSRLPALVAEGTGGVARLVPVRPDWTDSAEVLGYTDLRGEFRPGIVLDAAREAMGQPRRHWVSVLDEMNLARVEQYFAEVLSRMEDRRPHPRGGFATAPLLHPTLHPGDAWSGVVLPPNLALVGTVNVDESAHGFSRKVLDRAFTLELAEPDLSAWEPVGTPGDAEPAWWPVAAWHPRAVTLAGLGALSDCERARVRETVEALASANASLVPAGLQVGYRTRDEAALFVLHAAETPDAFATRGGAAVDPLDLALGMKLLPRIAGGSDAVRRALLGLLGWARGGRALDESEARALLEEWERAGRPAALPGARFPRTAARLALMWERFLAEGFTSFWL